A single window of Hymenobacter sp. APR13 DNA harbors:
- a CDS encoding peptidoglycan DD-metalloendopeptidase family protein: MKHWLLPLLLIGLFLGLPGQLLAQRRKAPEPKAKAGSAGKRSDFFRIKSPTIRYVRPDTTILIQTEELPEEGSDAAKSIFFNPAKKLSIVSEDTTTLNEGGQEIVEMSEEVKIDSSWIKVAGYYAIWDTHNINPYRVDGRRLKDTLNLRLTEPERQRYAKMPLVKTPLTSDFGFRGYRWHYGVDLDLETGDSVKAAFDGVVRIVKWDGSGYGNYVLIRHYNGIETLYGHMQKSLVTPGTFVKAGQLIGRGGSTGRSSGSHLHFEVRYEGNPIDPEQMYDFPDYRLVKDNFQITSGLFAYYSKSLKYRGGSVPGAASSSNSRSSSAAKPTQARRIVSHKIRSGDTLSEIADKYGVSQAQIRRLNGGTAILRVGRTLRIK, from the coding sequence GTGAAACATTGGCTGCTGCCGCTACTACTGATCGGGCTGTTTCTAGGCTTGCCCGGCCAGCTGCTGGCCCAGCGGCGCAAAGCGCCAGAGCCGAAGGCAAAAGCCGGCTCTGCGGGCAAGCGGAGTGATTTCTTCCGCATCAAGTCTCCCACCATCCGCTACGTGCGGCCCGATACCACCATTCTGATCCAGACGGAAGAGCTACCCGAAGAGGGCTCCGACGCTGCGAAGTCCATCTTCTTTAACCCCGCCAAAAAGTTGTCCATTGTGAGCGAGGACACCACCACGCTCAACGAAGGCGGGCAGGAGATTGTGGAGATGTCGGAGGAGGTGAAAATTGACTCTTCCTGGATTAAGGTGGCCGGCTACTATGCCATCTGGGACACCCATAACATCAACCCGTACCGGGTGGATGGCCGCCGCCTCAAGGACACGCTGAACCTGCGCCTGACCGAGCCGGAGCGTCAGCGCTACGCAAAAATGCCCTTGGTGAAAACCCCGCTGACTTCAGACTTCGGCTTTCGGGGCTACCGCTGGCACTACGGCGTGGACCTGGACCTGGAAACCGGCGACTCGGTGAAAGCGGCCTTCGACGGGGTGGTGCGCATCGTCAAGTGGGACGGCTCGGGCTACGGCAACTACGTGCTCATCCGCCACTACAACGGCATCGAAACGCTGTACGGCCACATGCAGAAGTCGCTCGTGACGCCGGGCACGTTTGTGAAGGCCGGCCAGCTGATTGGTCGGGGCGGCAGCACTGGGCGCAGCAGCGGCTCGCACTTGCACTTCGAGGTACGCTACGAAGGCAACCCCATCGACCCGGAGCAGATGTACGACTTCCCCGACTACCGGCTGGTGAAGGACAACTTTCAGATTACCTCCGGCCTGTTTGCGTACTACAGCAAGTCGCTGAAGTACCGGGGCGGCAGCGTGCCGGGCGCGGCCAGCAGCAGCAATAGTCGCAGCAGCAGTGCCGCCAAGCCCACCCAGGCCCGCCGTATTGTGTCGCACAAAATCCGTAGCGGCGATACGCTGTCGGAAATTGCCGACAAGTACGGCGTGTCGCAGGCCCAGATCCGGCGTCTGAACGGCGGCACCGCTATATTGCGCGTGGGCCGGACGCTGCGGATCAAGTAA
- a CDS encoding universal stress protein, with protein MNTLLVPLDHTTSAEPLLAYANKLAVRWPAEIVLLYCQPPVPDADGASAVRTADLAVEEQRLRSLVERLRYQQLTRQDGRRIRYHYRVLSGCLHDHIAAEVARCAAQLVVMSLEHVDCGRQEAPGNHAAAIADLIACPVLVVPPGRRSLPSRLVFSADFSTLPLHTLPRLSALAEAFPGTLDLVQFYAPTERSRRLALKQAQTRALRQLTWPHVHTHLLEDESALEGVSEFCARQQAQLLIVAPASRAELLHYFDACYTTTQAYHTRIPVLVVRSAGASAHTVCCGKCAERLTREQLQANLILQSAQPA; from the coding sequence ATGAACACGCTTCTCGTTCCCCTCGACCACACAACTTCGGCCGAACCCCTGCTGGCCTACGCCAACAAGCTGGCCGTGCGCTGGCCAGCCGAAATCGTACTGCTCTACTGCCAGCCACCAGTTCCCGATGCCGACGGGGCTTCGGCCGTACGCACCGCCGACCTGGCCGTGGAGGAACAGCGCCTGCGCAGCCTCGTGGAGCGCCTGCGCTACCAGCAACTCACCCGCCAGGATGGCCGCCGCATTCGCTACCACTACCGCGTGCTCAGCGGCTGCCTCCACGACCACATCGCCGCCGAAGTAGCGCGCTGTGCTGCCCAGCTGGTGGTGATGAGCCTAGAACACGTAGACTGCGGCCGCCAGGAGGCGCCCGGCAACCACGCCGCCGCCATTGCCGACCTCATTGCCTGTCCCGTGCTGGTGGTGCCGCCCGGCCGCCGGTCGTTGCCGAGCCGGCTGGTATTCAGCGCCGATTTCAGTACGCTGCCACTCCACACGCTGCCGCGGCTATCGGCGCTGGCGGAGGCCTTCCCCGGCACCCTGGATCTGGTGCAGTTCTACGCCCCCACCGAGCGCAGCCGGCGCCTTGCTCTCAAGCAGGCCCAGACGCGCGCCCTGCGTCAGCTAACCTGGCCCCACGTGCACACTCACCTGCTCGAAGACGAGTCGGCGCTGGAAGGCGTGAGTGAGTTTTGCGCCCGGCAGCAGGCGCAGCTGCTCATCGTAGCTCCGGCCAGCCGCGCCGAGCTGCTGCACTACTTCGATGCCTGCTACACCACCACGCAGGCCTACCACACGCGCATACCGGTACTGGTGGTGCGGAGCGCCGGCGCCTCGGCCCACACGGTGTGCTGTGGCAAGTGCGCCGAGCGTCTGACGCGCGAGCAACTGCAAGCCAATCTTATCCTTCAATCTGCCCAGCCGGCTTAG
- a CDS encoding response regulator has product MKTILLIEDNAPIRENTAEILELAGYAVHTAENGKLGVEQALAVRPDLVICDIMMPVLDGYGVLHIFNQNPQLAGIPFIFLTAKTERIDQRRGMELGADDYLTKPFDEAELLSAITGRLNRFRRLQPDYDLRSEAGLHEFLDDARAVGGLQRLSVDRKPHAVRKKQDIYREGDEPARVYFVQSGRVKTVKTTSGGKELITGLYGPGEFFGYLSVLQRMPYDDSAVAVDDTALVHIPKSDFLQLVMHNAEVGQQFIRLLAGRVREREQQLLDMAYNSIRRRVADTLLHMHEQAGSTPEAAIQLSRDDLAAIVGTAPESLIRTLSEFRQDGLIELTPKNIRVLQPAKLRNGHW; this is encoded by the coding sequence ATGAAAACCATTCTGCTGATTGAAGACAACGCCCCGATTCGCGAAAACACTGCCGAGATTCTGGAGTTGGCTGGCTACGCCGTGCACACCGCCGAAAACGGCAAGCTGGGTGTGGAGCAGGCCCTGGCCGTACGCCCCGACCTGGTAATCTGCGACATTATGATGCCCGTGCTCGATGGCTATGGCGTGCTGCACATCTTCAACCAGAATCCCCAGCTGGCCGGCATTCCGTTTATTTTCCTGACGGCCAAAACTGAGCGCATCGACCAGCGCCGCGGCATGGAGCTGGGCGCTGACGACTACCTCACCAAGCCCTTTGACGAGGCCGAGTTGCTGAGCGCCATCACGGGCCGCCTCAACCGCTTCCGCCGCCTGCAACCCGACTACGACCTGCGCAGCGAAGCTGGCCTGCACGAGTTTCTGGACGATGCCCGCGCCGTGGGCGGCCTGCAACGTTTGTCAGTGGACCGCAAGCCCCACGCCGTGCGCAAAAAGCAAGACATCTACCGCGAAGGCGACGAGCCGGCCCGGGTGTACTTTGTGCAGAGTGGCCGGGTGAAAACCGTGAAAACCACCAGCGGCGGCAAGGAGCTGATAACGGGCCTCTACGGGCCCGGCGAGTTTTTCGGGTACCTATCGGTGCTGCAGCGCATGCCCTACGACGACTCGGCCGTGGCCGTAGACGATACGGCCCTGGTGCACATTCCGAAGAGTGATTTTCTGCAGCTGGTGATGCACAACGCCGAGGTGGGCCAGCAGTTTATCCGGCTGCTGGCGGGCCGGGTGCGAGAGCGGGAACAGCAGCTGCTCGACATGGCCTATAACTCCATCCGGCGGCGCGTGGCCGACACGCTGCTGCACATGCACGAGCAGGCCGGCAGCACTCCGGAAGCCGCCATCCAGCTCTCCCGCGACGACCTGGCCGCCATCGTGGGCACGGCGCCCGAGTCGCTGATCCGTACGCTGAGCGAGTTTCGGCAGGATGGCCTGATAGAGCTGACGCCCAAAAACATTCGGGTGCTGCAGCCGGCCAAGCTGCGCAACGGCCACTGGTAG
- a CDS encoding RNA polymerase sigma factor RpoD/SigA — protein sequence MRQLKISKQITNRESQSLDKYLQEIGKVDLLTPDEEVTLAQRIKEGDQQALEKLTKANLRFVVSVAKQYQNQGLSLGDLINEGNLGLIKAAKRFDETRGFKFISYAVWWIRQSILQALAEQSRIVRLPLNRVGSLNKISKSFSELEQKFEREPSPEEIAEVLELTTSEVVDTLKISGRHVSVDAPFVQGEENRLLDVLENEDEESPDTGLMNDSLRKEVQRALSTLTKREADVITLYFGLNGEHSLTLEEIGEKFNLTRERVRQIKEKAIRRLRHTSRSKALKPYLG from the coding sequence ATGAGACAGCTAAAAATCAGCAAGCAGATCACCAACCGCGAAAGCCAGTCGCTGGATAAATACCTCCAGGAGATTGGCAAGGTGGATCTGTTAACCCCCGACGAGGAGGTAACGCTGGCGCAACGCATCAAAGAAGGTGACCAGCAAGCGCTGGAAAAACTCACCAAGGCCAACCTGCGCTTCGTGGTGTCGGTGGCCAAGCAGTACCAGAACCAGGGCCTGAGCCTGGGCGATTTGATCAACGAGGGCAACCTCGGCCTGATTAAAGCCGCCAAGCGCTTCGACGAAACCCGGGGCTTCAAATTCATTTCCTACGCCGTATGGTGGATTCGCCAGTCGATTCTGCAGGCCTTGGCCGAGCAGAGCCGCATCGTGCGTCTGCCCCTGAACCGGGTTGGCTCGCTGAACAAAATCAGCAAGTCGTTCTCGGAGCTGGAGCAGAAGTTTGAGCGCGAGCCTTCGCCCGAGGAAATTGCCGAAGTACTGGAGCTGACCACCTCGGAAGTGGTGGACACGCTCAAGATTTCGGGCCGCCACGTATCGGTGGATGCGCCGTTTGTGCAGGGTGAAGAAAACCGCCTGCTCGACGTGCTCGAAAACGAGGACGAAGAATCGCCCGACACCGGCCTGATGAACGACTCGCTTCGCAAGGAAGTGCAGCGCGCCCTGAGCACGCTCACCAAGCGCGAAGCCGACGTCATCACGCTCTACTTCGGCCTGAATGGGGAACACTCGCTCACGCTGGAAGAAATCGGGGAGAAGTTCAACCTGACCCGCGAACGGGTGCGCCAGATCAAAGAGAAGGCCATCCGCCGCCTGCGCCACACCTCGCGCAGCAAGGCACTGAAGCCGTACCTGGGGTAA
- the rpsO gene encoding 30S ribosomal protein S15 translates to MKLTTEAKQAIFEKNSLQKVATDTGSAEAQIALFTHRITHLTEHLKVNKKDFSTRLGLLKLVGKRRRMLDYLQHREINRYRAIIKELGIRK, encoded by the coding sequence ATGAAACTCACTACCGAAGCAAAACAGGCGATTTTCGAGAAAAACAGCCTGCAAAAAGTAGCCACCGACACGGGTTCGGCCGAGGCTCAGATTGCGCTGTTCACGCACCGCATCACGCACCTCACCGAGCACCTGAAAGTGAACAAAAAAGACTTCTCGACCCGTCTGGGTCTGCTGAAGCTTGTTGGTAAGCGTCGTCGCATGCTGGACTACCTCCAGCACCGCGAAATCAACCGCTACCGCGCTATCATCAAGGAGCTGGGCATTCGTAAGTAA
- a CDS encoding group III truncated hemoglobin: protein MAAVVPDIQTEADIQLLVDTFYQKVHLDALLDPVFNEFARVDWSRHLPIMYDFWSSILLGSARYHGRPFPKHMPLPIDATHFQRWLELFGSTVDELFAGSKAEEAKVRALNIATMFEYRLRKRDPLSLI, encoded by the coding sequence ATGGCCGCCGTAGTTCCTGATATTCAAACTGAAGCAGATATTCAGCTCCTCGTCGATACGTTCTATCAGAAAGTGCACCTCGATGCACTGTTGGACCCCGTATTCAACGAATTTGCCCGCGTAGACTGGTCGCGCCACCTGCCCATCATGTACGATTTCTGGAGCAGCATTCTGCTGGGCAGTGCGCGCTACCACGGCCGGCCCTTCCCCAAACATATGCCGCTACCCATCGATGCCACGCACTTTCAGCGCTGGCTGGAGCTGTTTGGAAGTACCGTAGACGAGCTATTTGCAGGCTCGAAAGCCGAGGAGGCCAAGGTGCGGGCCCTCAACATTGCTACTATGTTTGAGTACCGCCTGCGCAAACGAGACCCACTTTCGCTGATTTAA
- the pnp gene encoding polyribonucleotide nucleotidyltransferase codes for MPNYTAVTKHITLPDGRQISIETGKLAKFADGAVVVRLGDAMLLATVVSQPSSRGDVDFLPLSVDYQEKFGGAGNIPGSFQRREGRLSDYEILVCRIVDRILRPMFPKDYHYEVQVMITLISADKTVQPDALAALAASAALSISDIPFAGPISEVRVARIDGKLQINPLTADIARADIDLIVGATADSVAMVEGEMNEVSEEEMVEAIAFAHEAIKEQVRVQLELAAEVEKSHVKREYPKYEENDDLKKRIHEGVYEHAYKVAHSGNPSKAGRKEGFGAIKKSLTEKLLEEQPELDMKMFGRYYSSAEKKAIRDMMIKERTRLDGRALTEIRPIWSEVNYLPGAHGSALFTRGETQSLTTVALGTKLDEQIIDTAMTSGYSKFMLHYNFPAFSTGEVKPNRGPGRREIGHGNLAQRSLKKVMPSDDENPYTVRIVSDILESNGSSSMATVCAGSMALMDAGIPVRAAVSGIAMGLVQDKETGEYAVLSDILGDEDHLGDMDFKVTGTEKGIVACQMDIKIQGLSAEIMTAALHQAREGRLHILREMAKTIAAPAAELKPHTPRSHKMLIDKEYIGAVIGPGGKVIQQIQKDTNATVIIEEKDEKGHVSIYASNQEDMQAAIDRIRAIAATPEVGETYKGKVRSIQPYGAFVEIMPGKDGLLHISEVSHERLAALEGVLEVGQEIDVKLLDIDKKTGKYRLSRKVLLPKPERAADSNGAA; via the coding sequence ATGCCCAATTACACCGCGGTTACCAAACACATTACGCTGCCCGACGGGCGGCAGATTTCCATCGAAACCGGCAAGCTGGCCAAATTCGCCGACGGCGCCGTAGTGGTGCGCCTCGGCGACGCCATGCTGCTGGCAACGGTCGTGTCGCAGCCCAGCTCGCGCGGCGACGTGGACTTCCTGCCCCTGTCGGTTGACTACCAGGAGAAATTCGGTGGTGCCGGCAACATTCCCGGCTCGTTCCAGCGCCGCGAAGGCCGCCTCTCGGATTACGAAATCCTGGTGTGCCGTATCGTAGACCGTATCCTGCGCCCGATGTTCCCCAAGGACTATCACTACGAGGTGCAGGTGATGATTACCCTGATTTCGGCCGATAAAACCGTGCAGCCCGACGCGCTGGCCGCGCTGGCCGCCTCGGCTGCCCTCTCGATTTCGGATATTCCCTTCGCTGGCCCCATCTCGGAGGTTCGCGTGGCCCGCATCGACGGCAAGCTGCAGATCAACCCCCTCACCGCCGACATTGCCCGCGCCGACATCGACCTGATTGTAGGTGCCACGGCTGATTCGGTAGCCATGGTGGAAGGCGAAATGAACGAAGTGAGTGAAGAGGAAATGGTGGAAGCCATTGCCTTCGCCCACGAAGCTATCAAGGAGCAGGTACGCGTGCAGCTGGAGCTGGCCGCCGAAGTGGAGAAATCCCACGTGAAGCGTGAGTATCCCAAGTACGAGGAAAACGACGACCTGAAAAAGCGCATCCACGAAGGCGTATATGAGCACGCCTACAAAGTGGCGCACTCGGGCAACCCCAGCAAGGCCGGCCGCAAGGAAGGTTTTGGCGCCATCAAGAAGTCGCTGACCGAGAAACTGCTGGAAGAGCAGCCCGAGCTGGACATGAAGATGTTCGGCCGTTACTACTCGTCTGCCGAGAAGAAGGCCATCCGCGACATGATGATCAAGGAGCGCACCCGCCTCGACGGCCGCGCCCTGACGGAAATCCGCCCCATCTGGAGCGAAGTGAACTACCTGCCCGGTGCCCACGGCTCGGCCTTGTTCACCCGCGGCGAAACCCAGTCGCTGACCACCGTAGCCCTCGGCACCAAGCTCGATGAGCAGATCATCGACACGGCCATGACCTCGGGTTACAGCAAGTTCATGCTGCACTACAACTTCCCGGCCTTCTCGACCGGTGAGGTGAAGCCGAACCGCGGCCCCGGCCGCCGCGAAATCGGCCACGGCAACCTGGCCCAACGCTCGCTGAAGAAGGTAATGCCTTCCGACGACGAGAACCCCTACACCGTGCGTATCGTGTCGGACATCCTGGAGTCGAACGGCTCTTCGTCGATGGCTACGGTGTGCGCTGGTTCGATGGCCTTGATGGACGCGGGCATTCCGGTGCGCGCTGCCGTTTCGGGCATTGCCATGGGCCTCGTGCAGGACAAGGAAACCGGCGAATACGCTGTGCTTTCGGACATCCTGGGCGATGAGGACCACCTCGGCGACATGGACTTCAAAGTAACCGGCACCGAGAAAGGTATCGTGGCTTGCCAGATGGACATCAAAATCCAGGGCTTGAGCGCCGAAATCATGACGGCTGCCCTGCACCAGGCCCGCGAAGGCCGCCTGCACATCCTGCGTGAGATGGCCAAGACCATTGCTGCGCCGGCTGCTGAGCTGAAGCCGCATACGCCTCGCTCGCACAAAATGCTGATCGACAAGGAGTACATCGGTGCCGTTATCGGACCCGGTGGCAAAGTCATCCAGCAGATCCAGAAGGACACCAACGCCACGGTTATCATCGAGGAGAAGGACGAGAAAGGCCACGTGAGCATCTACGCTTCCAACCAGGAAGACATGCAGGCGGCCATCGACCGAATCCGCGCCATTGCGGCCACGCCGGAAGTGGGCGAAACCTACAAAGGCAAGGTGCGCAGCATCCAGCCCTACGGTGCCTTCGTGGAAATTATGCCGGGCAAAGATGGCCTGCTGCACATTTCGGAAGTATCGCACGAGCGCCTCGCCGCGCTGGAAGGCGTGCTGGAAGTAGGGCAGGAGATTGACGTGAAACTGCTCGACATCGACAAGAAAACGGGCAAATACCGCTTGTCGCGCAAGGTGCTGCTGCCGAAGCCGGAGCGCGCTGCTGATTCCAACGGCGCAGCGTAA
- a CDS encoding PAS domain-containing sensor histidine kinase → MPTELYQNPLTDILFEQAKDFVGLYDVTLGWFSRVNAAGYQLLGYPSAQALYQDPVRSLRAAPLLPADQAVLREKIRQEGRYEQELEVRHQAGHTFWAQVEASPLQLEGRPYLLVRLTNTQPLHQAEQQLAQSLGRFEAVFSHATIGIIVCNRQGHIELANAKAQELFGYTGPPGLMGRRIEELVPDAAGRRHEQLRAGFNAHPTARVMGAHRGALEALRQNGSVFPVEISLSHFHLDDELFVVSYIIDITFKKEAERELIAQRQRVERLNADLERKVADRTHALMTTLGQLEQRTRELTQALAAEQELGELKSRFVSMASHEFRTPLTTVLTSAALIEKYPGADQQDKRLRHLDRIRTSVKHLSDILEEFLSVGKIEEGRVQARPSRLDLPELLQETVADVQGLLRPGQRIVPELLGTEPAWLDTSLLRKILVNLLSNALKYAAENTTVQVRAACQAGRLTLVVQDEGVGISEEDQQHLFERFFRARNVTNIPGTGLGLYIVGKYLELMGGTIALHSQLGVGTTVTISIPYENHSAD, encoded by the coding sequence ATGCCCACCGAGCTATACCAGAATCCACTAACCGACATTCTGTTTGAGCAGGCCAAGGATTTTGTGGGCCTTTACGACGTGACACTGGGCTGGTTTTCGCGGGTGAATGCGGCCGGCTACCAGCTGCTGGGCTACCCCTCGGCCCAGGCTCTCTATCAGGATCCGGTTCGGTCGTTGCGCGCCGCGCCGCTGCTGCCCGCCGACCAGGCCGTGCTGCGCGAAAAAATCCGGCAGGAAGGCCGCTACGAGCAGGAGCTGGAGGTGCGCCACCAGGCCGGCCACACGTTCTGGGCCCAGGTAGAGGCTTCGCCGCTGCAGCTGGAGGGGCGACCGTATCTGTTGGTGCGGCTCACCAACACCCAGCCGCTGCACCAGGCCGAGCAGCAGCTGGCGCAGAGCTTGGGCCGGTTTGAAGCCGTGTTTTCGCACGCCACCATCGGCATCATCGTCTGCAACCGCCAGGGCCATATCGAGCTGGCCAACGCCAAGGCCCAGGAGCTGTTCGGCTATACGGGCCCGCCGGGCCTCATGGGCCGCCGCATCGAGGAGTTGGTGCCCGATGCCGCCGGCCGCCGCCACGAGCAGCTGCGGGCCGGCTTCAACGCCCACCCCACGGCCCGCGTGATGGGCGCCCACCGCGGCGCGCTGGAAGCCCTGCGCCAGAATGGCAGCGTGTTTCCGGTGGAAATCAGCCTCAGCCACTTCCACCTCGACGACGAGCTGTTTGTGGTGTCCTACATCATCGACATCACCTTCAAAAAGGAAGCCGAGCGGGAGCTGATTGCCCAGCGCCAGCGTGTAGAGCGCCTCAATGCCGACCTGGAACGCAAGGTAGCCGACCGCACCCACGCTCTGATGACCACGCTGGGCCAGCTGGAGCAGCGCACCCGCGAGCTAACCCAAGCCCTGGCCGCCGAGCAGGAACTGGGCGAGTTGAAGTCGCGGTTCGTGAGCATGGCCTCGCACGAGTTCCGCACCCCCCTGACCACGGTACTCACCTCGGCCGCCCTCATCGAAAAGTACCCCGGCGCCGACCAGCAGGACAAGCGCCTGCGGCACCTGGACCGCATCCGCACCTCGGTGAAGCACCTGAGCGACATTCTGGAGGAATTTCTGTCGGTGGGCAAGATTGAGGAAGGCCGGGTGCAGGCCCGCCCCTCCCGGCTGGACCTGCCGGAGCTGCTGCAGGAAACCGTGGCCGACGTGCAGGGGCTGCTGCGGCCGGGCCAGCGCATTGTGCCGGAGCTGCTGGGCACCGAGCCCGCCTGGCTGGACACGTCGCTGCTGCGCAAAATCCTGGTCAACCTGCTCTCCAACGCTCTCAAGTACGCCGCCGAAAACACCACGGTGCAGGTGCGCGCGGCCTGCCAAGCCGGCCGCCTCACGCTGGTGGTGCAGGATGAAGGCGTGGGCATTTCGGAGGAAGACCAGCAGCACCTGTTCGAGCGGTTTTTTCGGGCCCGCAACGTCACCAATATTCCCGGCACCGGCCTGGGACTCTACATAGTTGGCAAGTACCTGGAGCTGATGGGCGGCACTATTGCCCTGCACAGCCAGCTAGGGGTCGGCACCACCGTTACCATCTCCATACCCTATGAAAACCATTCTGCTGATTGA
- the bshB1 gene encoding bacillithiol biosynthesis deacetylase BshB1, with product MKLDILAFGAHPDDVEMSAAGTLLAAAAAGKKIGIVDFTRGELGTRGTPVTRAQEAEAASRILGLHARENLGLADGFFRNDREHQLPLIAALRRYQPDVVLCNAITDRHPDHGRGAQLASDACFLSGLRMIETLGEDGQPQLPWRPRVVYHYIQDRQLPSDFVVDITPHWAKKWESIQAYQTQFFNPNLDQPQTYLSSQEFGKFMEARAREFGHLIGVEFGEGFTRQRPVGVREISDLI from the coding sequence ATGAAACTAGATATCCTGGCCTTCGGGGCGCACCCCGATGATGTAGAAATGTCAGCGGCCGGTACGCTGCTGGCGGCGGCGGCGGCCGGTAAGAAAATCGGCATTGTTGACTTTACCCGAGGCGAGCTGGGCACGCGCGGTACGCCCGTTACCCGCGCCCAGGAGGCCGAGGCCGCCAGTCGCATCCTGGGCCTGCACGCCCGCGAAAATCTGGGCCTGGCCGATGGCTTTTTCCGCAACGACCGGGAGCATCAGCTGCCCCTGATTGCGGCCCTGCGGCGCTACCAGCCCGACGTGGTGCTCTGCAACGCCATTACGGACCGCCACCCCGATCACGGCCGCGGCGCCCAGCTGGCCTCGGATGCCTGCTTTCTGAGCGGTTTGCGCATGATTGAGACGCTGGGCGAAGACGGCCAGCCGCAGCTGCCTTGGCGCCCGCGCGTGGTGTATCACTACATCCAGGACCGCCAACTACCCTCTGATTTTGTGGTGGATATTACGCCGCACTGGGCGAAGAAGTGGGAGTCTATTCAGGCGTATCAGACCCAGTTTTTCAACCCCAACCTCGACCAGCCGCAGACCTACCTTTCCAGCCAGGAGTTTGGCAAGTTTATGGAAGCCCGTGCCCGCGAGTTTGGGCACCTGATTGGGGTGGAGTTTGGGGAAGGCTTCACACGGCAGCGGCCCGTAGGCGTGCGGGAGATTTCAGACTTGATATAG
- the trxB gene encoding thioredoxin-disulfide reductase — protein sequence MATTTPEHIKCLIIGSGPAGYTAAIYAARANLNPVMYQGLQPGGQLTITNDVENFPGYPDGIMGPEMMEDLKKQAARFGTDIRYGIATSVDFSGHPHRVTVDEKVELTADTIIIATGASAKWLGLPSEQRLNGSGVSACAVCDGFFYRGKDVAIVGAGDTAAEEATYLANLCNKVYMIVRKGEMRASKIMQKRVMDNPKIEVLWNTVTDEILGEHAVDGARVKNVLDGTTRDLAIEGFFVAIGHEPNSKIFQPYLHHDEQGYLKTIPGTAKTNVDGVFACGDVQDYTYRQAVTAAGSGCMAALDAERYLAALGDH from the coding sequence ATGGCGACTACCACCCCGGAACACATTAAGTGTCTGATTATCGGCTCCGGCCCGGCCGGCTACACGGCGGCTATTTACGCGGCCCGCGCCAACCTCAACCCCGTGATGTACCAAGGTTTGCAGCCCGGTGGCCAGCTGACCATCACCAACGACGTCGAGAACTTCCCCGGCTACCCCGACGGCATCATGGGCCCCGAAATGATGGAGGACCTCAAGAAGCAGGCCGCCCGCTTCGGCACCGATATCCGCTACGGCATTGCCACTTCGGTGGACTTCTCGGGCCACCCGCACCGCGTGACGGTGGATGAAAAGGTGGAGCTGACGGCGGATACCATCATCATTGCCACTGGCGCGTCGGCCAAGTGGCTGGGGCTGCCCTCGGAGCAGCGTCTGAACGGCTCGGGTGTATCGGCCTGCGCCGTGTGCGACGGGTTCTTCTACCGCGGCAAGGACGTAGCCATTGTGGGCGCCGGCGACACGGCAGCTGAAGAGGCTACTTACTTGGCCAACCTGTGCAACAAGGTGTACATGATTGTGCGCAAAGGCGAGATGCGTGCTTCGAAAATCATGCAGAAGCGCGTGATGGACAACCCCAAGATTGAGGTGCTCTGGAACACGGTAACCGACGAAATCCTGGGCGAGCACGCCGTGGACGGGGCGCGTGTGAAAAACGTGCTGGACGGCACCACCCGCGACCTGGCCATTGAGGGCTTCTTCGTAGCCATCGGCCACGAGCCCAACTCCAAGATATTCCAGCCCTACCTGCACCACGATGAGCAGGGCTACCTGAAAACCATTCCCGGTACGGCCAAAACCAACGTGGATGGCGTATTCGCCTGCGGCGACGTGCAGGACTATACCTACCGCCAGGCTGTAACGGCCGCCGGCTCCGGCTGCATGGCCGCCCTCGACGCCGAGCGCTACCTGGCCGCGCTGGGCGACCATTAG